The Cellulomonas wangleii genome includes a region encoding these proteins:
- a CDS encoding metal ABC transporter substrate-binding protein has protein sequence MRHPSPQHRRSWCAGAVLTVLALLAGCTARPADDGRPVVLTTFTVLADIAANVAGEHLQVESITRVGAEVHGYDPTPGDIARARRADLVLDNGLGLERWFEQFVDGLDAPHVVVSDGVDVIDVTGDAYAGRPNPHAWMSPLQAQVYVRNIADAFADLDPAHADDYRANADAYSTELQQVHDELVTALGALPEQHRALVTCEGAFSYLARDAGLTEHYIWPVNAEQQATPRQVAAVVDTVRADEVPAVFCESTVSDAPMRRIAEATGAVLGGTLYVDSLSEPDGPVPTYLDLLRHDVRVIVDGLTGRTS, from the coding sequence ATGCGACACCCCTCCCCGCAGCACCGCCGGTCGTGGTGCGCGGGAGCCGTGCTCACGGTCCTCGCGCTGCTCGCGGGCTGCACCGCACGCCCCGCGGACGACGGCCGCCCGGTCGTCCTGACCACGTTCACCGTCCTGGCCGACATCGCCGCGAACGTCGCCGGCGAGCACCTGCAGGTCGAGTCGATCACCCGCGTGGGTGCCGAGGTCCACGGCTACGACCCCACCCCCGGCGACATCGCCCGCGCCCGTCGCGCCGACCTCGTCCTCGACAACGGCCTCGGACTGGAACGGTGGTTCGAGCAGTTCGTCGACGGCCTGGACGCCCCGCACGTGGTGGTCTCCGACGGGGTGGACGTCATCGACGTCACGGGCGACGCCTACGCCGGCCGGCCCAACCCGCACGCGTGGATGAGCCCGCTGCAGGCCCAGGTGTACGTGCGGAACATCGCCGACGCCTTCGCCGACCTCGACCCCGCGCACGCCGACGACTACCGCGCCAACGCCGACGCCTACAGCACCGAGCTGCAGCAGGTCCACGACGAGCTGGTCACCGCGCTGGGAGCCCTGCCCGAGCAGCACCGCGCGCTGGTGACCTGCGAGGGCGCCTTCTCCTACCTGGCGCGGGACGCCGGGCTCACGGAGCACTACATCTGGCCCGTCAACGCCGAGCAGCAGGCCACGCCGCGGCAGGTCGCGGCCGTCGTCGACACGGTCCGCGCGGACGAGGTGCCGGCCGTCTTCTGCGAGTCGACCGTCTCCGACGCCCCCATGCGCCGCATCGCCGAGGCCACCGGCGCGGTGCTGGGCGGCACGCTCTACGTCGACTCGTTGTCCGAGCCCGACGGTCCGGTCCCGACGTACCTCGACCTGCTGCGCCACGACGTGCGCGTCATCGTCGACGGCCTCACCGGGCGCACCTCGTGA
- a CDS encoding carbohydrate-binding domain-containing protein codes for MRRTLTRLTLPAALTAVLLAGCTSTATPSADATDAATDSATSAVTDVDPADADTTVEAELAANHDHVTSDTTWDAASAVTVTLDGTTAHADGDGVQVDGGTVTITAAGTYVLTGTLTDGQVVVDTADDEQVTVVLDGASITSSTTSALQVTAAEEVVVGLAQGSSNTLADAATYADADAEDAPDAALFSTADLTIAGAGSLQVTGNANDGIASKDDLVLASGTVAVTAVDDGVRGKDALVVLDGALTVEAGGDGLKSDADDDATRGYVHVAGGTADVTSGDDGITATTDVLVGGGSVSAVAGGGASQAASVTDDLSPKGLAAGAALVVGGGQLRVDAADDALHSDGNLTVTDGDVQLSAGDDAAHAEAGLLVEGGTVDVAACVEGLEGTVVTVTGGDVTVVASDDAVNGSDPATSAPEQAVEGVEVAVTGGTVVLHADGDGIDSNGTVTISGGTVVVDGPARGPEAAFDANGAITVSGGVLLATGAGEMAQTPAVSSPQSFVSLTSDEAVPAGSVVHVVAEDGTLVATFETGRDVRNVVYSSGDVVADATYRLVVGGSASGESVGGLRAGGDATGGTERATATAGVASGGTGGPGGAPGGGTAPQPPTGDDAWPQAPTDGGGRPQPPAGDGRRPEAPTDGRTPPARPGDAGTGSSA; via the coding sequence ATGCGACGCACCCTCACCCGGCTGACCCTGCCGGCCGCGCTCACCGCCGTCCTCCTCGCCGGCTGCACGAGCACCGCGACGCCGTCGGCCGACGCGACCGACGCGGCCACCGACTCCGCCACGAGCGCGGTCACCGACGTCGACCCGGCCGACGCCGACACGACCGTCGAGGCCGAGCTCGCCGCGAACCACGACCACGTCACGTCGGACACCACCTGGGACGCCGCGAGCGCCGTCACCGTCACCCTGGACGGCACCACGGCGCACGCCGACGGCGACGGTGTGCAGGTCGACGGCGGCACGGTGACGATCACCGCCGCCGGCACGTACGTGCTGACCGGGACGCTCACCGATGGCCAGGTCGTCGTCGACACCGCGGACGACGAGCAGGTGACCGTGGTGCTGGACGGCGCGTCGATCACGTCGTCGACCACGTCGGCGCTGCAGGTCACCGCCGCCGAGGAGGTCGTGGTGGGCCTGGCCCAGGGGTCGTCCAACACCCTGGCGGACGCCGCGACGTACGCCGACGCGGACGCCGAGGACGCCCCGGACGCGGCGCTGTTCTCGACCGCGGACCTCACGATCGCCGGCGCCGGGTCGCTCCAGGTCACCGGCAACGCGAACGACGGGATCGCGTCGAAGGACGACCTCGTCCTCGCGTCCGGGACCGTCGCGGTCACCGCCGTCGACGACGGCGTGCGCGGCAAGGACGCGCTCGTCGTGCTCGACGGTGCGCTCACCGTGGAGGCGGGCGGCGACGGCCTGAAGTCCGACGCGGACGACGACGCGACCCGCGGGTACGTGCACGTCGCGGGCGGCACGGCCGACGTGACGTCCGGCGACGACGGGATCACGGCGACCACCGACGTGCTGGTCGGCGGCGGGTCGGTGTCCGCCGTCGCGGGCGGGGGTGCGTCGCAGGCGGCGTCCGTGACGGACGACCTGAGCCCGAAGGGGCTCGCCGCGGGCGCCGCGCTCGTCGTGGGCGGCGGGCAGCTGCGCGTCGACGCGGCCGACGACGCGCTGCACTCCGACGGGAACCTCACGGTCACCGACGGCGACGTGCAGCTGTCCGCCGGGGACGACGCCGCGCACGCCGAGGCGGGCCTGCTGGTCGAGGGCGGCACGGTCGACGTCGCGGCCTGTGTCGAGGGCCTGGAGGGCACGGTCGTGACCGTCACCGGCGGCGACGTCACCGTCGTCGCGTCCGACGACGCCGTCAACGGCTCCGACCCCGCGACCAGCGCACCCGAGCAGGCCGTCGAGGGCGTCGAGGTGGCCGTCACGGGCGGCACGGTCGTGCTGCACGCGGACGGCGACGGGATCGACTCGAACGGCACCGTGACGATCAGCGGCGGCACCGTCGTGGTCGACGGACCGGCCCGCGGCCCCGAGGCGGCGTTCGACGCCAACGGCGCGATCACCGTCAGCGGTGGCGTCCTGCTCGCGACCGGCGCGGGGGAGATGGCGCAGACCCCGGCGGTGTCGAGCCCGCAGTCGTTCGTGTCGCTGACGTCCGACGAGGCCGTGCCCGCCGGGAGCGTCGTGCACGTCGTCGCGGAGGACGGCACGCTCGTCGCGACCTTCGAGACCGGCCGGGACGTCCGGAACGTCGTGTACTCGTCGGGCGACGTCGTGGCGGACGCGACGTACCGGCTCGTCGTCGGGGGGTCCGCGTCCGGGGAGTCGGTCGGCGGGCTGCGCGCCGGTGGGGACGCGACCGGCGGCACCGAGCGCGCCACGGCGACGGCGGGCGTCGCGTCGGGCGGGACAGGCGGGCCGGGCGGGGCCCCGGGCGGCGGGACCGCGCCGCAGCCGCCGACCGGGGACGACGCGTGGCCGCAGGCGCCCACCGACGGGGGCGGCAGGCCGCAGCCCCCGGCCGGCGACGGCCGGCGGCCCGAGGCCCCGACCGACGGGAGGACCCCGCCGGCACGGCCCGGCGACGCCGGGACCGGCAGCTCGGCCTGA
- a CDS encoding OmpA family protein: MPARRLRPLTTLAAALVLALGACTTGDPGPAAGATTAAGTPSAAPAPQPDDVVASFVVPFNGHDVDVEVYPLVRHGEHVVLTVDFTARAPAVPEEDSVILFGLGGRAFTTEILHGPVNLRLLDLERDVVHHVARDAQGRPVVTDGDWDVIGTADGTRLQTAYAAPPPDVRSMSLFLPGAPLVADVPVVDGDAPAPVRAVAGATATPAEEPDGLDWDAVVAAPTFPLESASVELAGAVTTTESVERVEASLGSDVLFEFDQATLTPQAGEAIALVAQRLAEREPGPVTVVGHTDDQGDDDYNLDLSRRRAQTVADALGAAVGPSYPLQVEGRGEAEPFVTNDSDDDRARNRRVAVTLESTVVTQTEVTAAGELPPFGEDGTVGSAGGGLQLGDDRARWLLDATARHVHGHLVVDLVVTAPEGQDEAVFAALSNVLSSHRGDGTVVPMQNAARVSVLDGAVRLFPLDYRTGDREGFPGGEWWSVADLEGTPTLTGGQRRTFSAVYPRMDTAEVTLQAGDGGFSSNDFRMTGVPVVADE; encoded by the coding sequence GTGCCTGCTCGCCGCCTCCGTCCGCTGACGACCCTGGCCGCCGCGCTCGTCCTGGCCCTCGGGGCCTGCACGACGGGGGACCCGGGTCCCGCCGCCGGCGCGACCACCGCGGCCGGTACGCCGTCGGCCGCGCCGGCGCCCCAGCCCGACGACGTCGTCGCGTCGTTCGTGGTCCCCTTCAACGGTCACGACGTGGACGTCGAGGTGTACCCCCTCGTGCGACACGGCGAGCACGTCGTGCTCACGGTGGACTTCACCGCCCGGGCGCCCGCCGTGCCGGAGGAGGACAGCGTGATCCTCTTCGGCCTCGGGGGCCGGGCCTTCACGACGGAGATCCTGCACGGCCCGGTCAACCTGCGGCTGCTCGACCTGGAACGCGACGTCGTCCACCACGTCGCGCGCGACGCGCAGGGACGTCCCGTCGTCACCGACGGCGACTGGGACGTCATCGGGACCGCGGACGGTACCCGGCTGCAGACGGCGTACGCCGCCCCGCCGCCGGACGTCCGGAGCATGTCCCTGTTCCTGCCCGGTGCGCCGCTGGTCGCGGACGTCCCGGTCGTCGACGGCGACGCGCCGGCCCCGGTCCGTGCCGTCGCCGGCGCGACCGCCACGCCGGCGGAGGAGCCCGACGGGCTGGACTGGGACGCGGTCGTGGCCGCACCGACGTTCCCCCTGGAGTCCGCGAGCGTCGAGCTCGCCGGCGCCGTGACCACGACCGAGTCGGTCGAGCGGGTCGAGGCGTCTCTCGGGTCCGACGTCCTGTTCGAGTTCGACCAGGCCACGCTGACGCCGCAGGCCGGCGAGGCGATCGCGCTCGTCGCGCAGCGGCTCGCCGAGCGCGAGCCGGGACCGGTCACCGTCGTCGGGCACACCGACGACCAGGGGGACGACGACTACAACCTCGACCTGTCGCGGCGTCGGGCGCAGACGGTGGCCGACGCCCTCGGGGCGGCGGTCGGCCCGTCGTACCCGTTGCAGGTCGAAGGGCGGGGCGAGGCGGAGCCGTTCGTGACCAACGACTCCGACGACGACCGCGCCCGCAACCGGCGCGTGGCCGTGACCCTGGAGTCGACCGTCGTGACGCAGACCGAGGTCACCGCCGCCGGGGAGCTGCCGCCGTTCGGGGAGGACGGCACGGTCGGCAGCGCCGGCGGAGGGCTGCAGCTCGGGGACGACCGCGCCCGGTGGCTGCTGGACGCGACGGCCCGTCACGTCCACGGGCACCTGGTGGTCGACCTGGTGGTGACGGCACCCGAGGGGCAGGACGAGGCGGTCTTCGCGGCCCTCAGCAACGTCCTGTCGTCCCACCGCGGCGACGGGACCGTCGTGCCGATGCAGAACGCCGCCCGCGTCTCCGTCCTCGACGGCGCGGTCCGGTTGTTCCCGCTGGACTACCGCACGGGTGACCGTGAGGGCTTCCCGGGAGGGGAGTGGTGGAGCGTCGCCGACCTCGAGGGCACGCCCACGCTCACCGGGGGTCAGCGGCGCACGTTCAGCGCGGTCTACCCCCGCATGGACACCGCCGAGGTCACGCTGCAGGCGGGCGACGGCGGCTTCAGCTCCAACGACTTCCGGATGACCGGTGTGCCCGTGGTCGCGGACGAGTAG
- a CDS encoding glycoside hydrolase family 31 protein produces MTLPTLPTRPVADPAAVVQGDTYRITVLTDGLLRLEHSPDGVFEDRPSTFALHRRQPVPEFRVVDRGTHLEVVTRRLRLTYDKGPFTTSGLSVAVLGAVTTWHSVWRYGQDDDGRNLGGTARTLDEADGAVPLEPGVAGRYGYAVIDDSRSLLLTEDGWVAPRDDRRTDLYVFAYGHDHAEAVRALYAVSGPQPVLPRWALGNWWSRYHRYTAEEYVALLDRFRAAGVPFSVAVLDMDWHVTDVDPAIGSGWTGYTWDRELFGDPAAFLAEVHARGLRVTLNVHPADGVGPHEEAYGAMCQALGLDPSTRDPIAFDVTDEAFLTAYLDVLHRGLEDEGVDFWWIDWQQGPHSRVAGIDPLWMLNHFHFLDNARDGRRPLTFSRYAGPGSHRYPVGFSGDAVVSWASLAAQPHFTATAANIGYGWWSHDIGGHMFGAKDDELATRWVQLGTFSPVLRLHSSNNPFLTKEPWAFGPEHAAVQTDFLRLRHRLVPYLHTMNHRAAREGVPLVTPMYHRWSRHREAYGVPGQFLFGSQLLVAPVTSPRDRGSATAAVRAWLPDGAWVDVLTGLVYDGGRELVLHRDLAAVPVLAAAGAIVPLDAADVPDDDPVEPCALEVLVVVGADGAFTLVEDDGTGDGLDSSRVARTPLTWDQARGALTVGPVEGAAGVVPATRTWTATFVSVADDVTPVATVEGAPAEPVVARAADGRLRVTVADVPVGATLRVGLGEAPALRPNDVAGRLHRLLDVAQVGYELKSRVLDVLTSDRPLHVRLSHLAALDVPPALRGALEEVVLARVP; encoded by the coding sequence ATGACGCTGCCCACCCTGCCCACCCGCCCGGTGGCCGACCCCGCCGCCGTGGTCCAGGGGGACACCTACCGGATCACCGTCCTGACCGACGGTCTGCTGCGCCTGGAGCACTCCCCGGACGGTGTCTTCGAGGACCGACCGTCCACGTTCGCGCTGCACCGCCGCCAGCCCGTCCCCGAGTTCCGCGTGGTCGACCGCGGCACCCACCTCGAGGTCGTCACGCGGCGCCTGCGCCTGACGTACGACAAGGGGCCGTTCACCACCAGCGGGCTGTCGGTCGCGGTGCTGGGCGCCGTCACCACCTGGCACTCGGTGTGGCGCTACGGGCAGGACGACGACGGTCGCAACCTCGGCGGCACGGCCCGCACGCTCGACGAGGCGGACGGGGCCGTGCCCCTGGAGCCGGGCGTCGCCGGCCGCTACGGGTACGCCGTGATCGACGACTCCCGCTCCCTGCTGCTCACCGAGGACGGCTGGGTGGCGCCGCGCGACGACCGCCGCACCGACCTGTACGTCTTCGCGTACGGGCACGACCACGCCGAGGCGGTGCGCGCGCTCTACGCGGTGTCCGGCCCGCAGCCCGTGCTGCCGCGCTGGGCGCTGGGCAACTGGTGGAGCCGCTACCACCGCTACACCGCCGAGGAGTACGTGGCCCTGCTCGACCGGTTCCGGGCCGCGGGTGTCCCCTTCTCGGTGGCGGTCCTCGACATGGACTGGCACGTCACGGACGTGGACCCGGCGATCGGCAGCGGCTGGACCGGCTACACCTGGGACCGTGAGCTGTTCGGCGACCCGGCGGCCTTCCTCGCCGAGGTCCACGCCCGCGGTCTGCGCGTCACCCTCAACGTGCACCCGGCGGACGGCGTCGGCCCGCACGAGGAGGCGTACGGCGCGATGTGCCAGGCCCTCGGCCTGGACCCGTCGACCCGTGACCCGATCGCGTTCGACGTCACCGACGAGGCCTTCCTCACCGCCTACCTCGACGTCCTGCACCGCGGCCTGGAGGACGAGGGCGTCGACTTCTGGTGGATCGACTGGCAGCAGGGGCCGCACTCGCGCGTCGCCGGCATCGACCCGCTGTGGATGCTCAACCACTTCCACTTCCTCGACAACGCGCGCGACGGGCGCCGCCCGCTGACGTTCTCGCGGTACGCCGGGCCCGGGTCGCACCGGTACCCCGTCGGGTTCTCCGGGGACGCGGTGGTGTCGTGGGCGTCGCTCGCGGCCCAGCCGCACTTCACGGCCACCGCCGCGAACATCGGGTACGGCTGGTGGAGCCACGACATCGGCGGGCACATGTTCGGCGCCAAGGACGACGAGCTCGCGACGCGCTGGGTGCAGCTCGGCACGTTCTCGCCCGTCCTGCGGCTGCACTCGTCGAACAACCCGTTCCTCACCAAGGAGCCGTGGGCGTTCGGCCCGGAGCACGCCGCGGTCCAGACGGACTTCCTGCGGCTGCGCCACCGCCTGGTGCCGTACCTGCACACCATGAACCACCGGGCGGCGCGCGAGGGCGTGCCGCTGGTGACGCCGATGTACCACCGCTGGTCGCGGCACCGCGAGGCGTACGGCGTGCCCGGGCAGTTCCTCTTCGGGTCGCAGCTGCTGGTGGCGCCCGTGACGTCGCCGCGGGACCGTGGGTCGGCCACGGCAGCGGTGCGTGCGTGGCTCCCGGACGGTGCGTGGGTCGACGTGCTGACCGGCCTCGTCTACGACGGCGGCCGCGAGCTCGTGCTGCACCGCGACCTGGCCGCCGTGCCGGTGCTCGCGGCGGCCGGCGCGATCGTCCCGCTCGACGCGGCGGACGTGCCGGACGACGACCCGGTCGAGCCGTGCGCGCTGGAGGTCCTCGTCGTCGTCGGCGCGGACGGGGCGTTCACGCTCGTCGAGGACGACGGCACGGGCGACGGCCTGGACTCCTCCCGCGTCGCGCGCACGCCGCTGACGTGGGACCAGGCGCGCGGTGCGCTGACCGTGGGACCGGTCGAGGGGGCCGCCGGCGTCGTGCCCGCGACGCGCACGTGGACCGCGACGTTCGTGTCCGTCGCCGACGACGTCACGCCGGTGGCGACCGTCGAGGGCGCACCGGCCGAGCCCGTCGTCGCCCGTGCCGCCGACGGCCGGCTGCGGGTGACGGTGGCCGACGTGCCCGTCGGGGCCACGCTGCGCGTCGGGCTCGGCGAGGCGCCGGCGCTGCGGCCGAACGACGTCGCGGGGCGGCTGCACCGGCTGCTGGACGTCGCGCAGGTGGGCTACGAGCTCAAGAGCCGCGTGCTCGACGTGCTGACGTCCGACCGTCCGCTGCACGTGCGGCTGTCGCACCTGGCCGCGCTCGACGTGCCGCCGGCGCTGCGCGGGGCGCTGGAGGAGGTCGTGCTAGCGCGCGTGCCCTGA
- a CDS encoding alpha/beta fold hydrolase, which yields MTGFRVREHRVEVPVDRGDPQRFGSVEVFAREVVDPERDGEDLPLLLFLQGGPGGMGPRPTPGGGWWATALRTHRVVLLDQRGTGRSSRIEGADVAAFDDPARAADYLACFRADAIVEDAEHLRRTVYGGRRWTTLGQSYGGFLTLTYLSRYPEALEACWITGGLPPVGATAEDVYAATYPRQAARNRALHRAFPTDVELLGHLADRVAAGGVVLPTGDALTVERLQTLGMSLGMSTGVDDLHWLLDTALDRHGEPAPGFLAQVAARTGFDTNPLYLVLQEVIYHSGEREPGWAAAAEHARHPDFAATARPLLLTGEAVYPWMFDQVAALRPFAAAAHELAARTEWPALYDVDRLAANEVPVAAVQYLDDPYVDVDLARATAAGLGNAQVWLTNEYLHDGLRVAGDTILPRLADLTSGRWTVTSG from the coding sequence ATGACCGGGTTCCGGGTGCGCGAGCACCGCGTCGAGGTGCCGGTCGACCGGGGGGACCCGCAGCGGTTCGGCTCGGTCGAGGTGTTCGCGCGCGAGGTCGTCGACCCGGAGCGCGACGGCGAGGACCTGCCGCTGCTGCTCTTCCTGCAGGGCGGCCCCGGCGGCATGGGGCCGCGCCCGACGCCCGGCGGCGGGTGGTGGGCGACCGCGCTGCGCACCCACCGCGTCGTGCTGCTGGACCAGCGCGGAACGGGCCGCTCGTCGCGGATCGAGGGGGCGGACGTCGCGGCGTTCGACGACCCCGCCCGGGCCGCGGACTACCTGGCGTGCTTCCGCGCGGACGCGATCGTCGAGGACGCCGAGCACCTGCGCCGCACCGTGTACGGCGGGCGGCGGTGGACGACGCTGGGGCAGTCCTACGGCGGGTTCCTCACCCTCACGTACCTGTCGCGGTACCCCGAGGCGCTCGAGGCGTGCTGGATCACCGGTGGTCTGCCGCCCGTCGGCGCCACGGCCGAGGACGTGTACGCCGCGACGTACCCCCGGCAGGCGGCCCGCAACCGCGCGCTGCACCGCGCCTTCCCGACGGACGTCGAGCTGCTGGGGCACCTCGCCGACCGGGTCGCGGCGGGGGGCGTCGTGCTGCCGACGGGTGACGCGCTGACGGTCGAGCGGCTGCAGACCCTGGGGATGTCGCTGGGCATGAGCACCGGGGTGGACGACCTGCACTGGCTGCTGGACACCGCGCTCGACCGCCACGGCGAGCCCGCGCCGGGGTTCCTCGCGCAGGTCGCCGCGCGCACGGGGTTCGACACCAACCCGCTGTACCTGGTGCTGCAGGAGGTCATCTACCACTCGGGTGAGCGTGAGCCCGGGTGGGCCGCGGCGGCCGAGCACGCCCGCCACCCGGACTTCGCGGCCACCGCCCGCCCGCTGCTGCTCACCGGCGAGGCGGTGTACCCGTGGATGTTCGACCAGGTCGCGGCGCTGCGCCCGTTCGCGGCCGCCGCCCACGAGCTCGCCGCCCGGACCGAGTGGCCCGCGCTCTACGACGTCGACCGGCTCGCCGCCAACGAGGTCCCCGTCGCCGCCGTGCAGTACCTCGACGACCCGTACGTCGACGTCGACCTGGCGCGCGCGACCGCGGCGGGCCTGGGCAACGCGCAGGTGTGGCTCACCAACGAGTACCTGCACGACGGGCTGCGCGTCGCCGGTGACACGATCCTGCCGCGGCTGGCCGACCTGACGTCCGGCCGCTGGACGGTCACGTCCGGCTGA
- a CDS encoding metal ABC transporter ATP-binding protein translates to MTHALEVRDLHVSYGTVRALDGASLTLDHGRVCGLVGVNGSGKSTLFKCVMGVVRPDAGTVLVDGTDPAAARRRGAVGYVPQSEDVDWTFPLSVRDVVMTGRYGHLGLTRRPGRADHAAVDEALARVELTDLADRQIGRLSGGQRKRAFVARGLAQGATVLLLDEPFAGVDKRSEATITRLLRELAAAGAAVLVSTHDLHALPALADEAALLHGHVLVHGTPQDVLRPENLALAFGSDVREVP, encoded by the coding sequence GTGACGCACGCCCTGGAGGTCCGCGACCTGCACGTCAGCTACGGCACCGTGCGGGCCCTGGACGGGGCGAGCCTGACCCTCGACCACGGCCGCGTCTGCGGGCTGGTCGGCGTCAACGGCTCCGGCAAGTCCACGCTCTTCAAGTGCGTCATGGGGGTCGTCCGCCCGGACGCGGGCACGGTGCTGGTCGACGGCACGGACCCCGCGGCCGCCCGCCGACGCGGTGCCGTGGGCTACGTGCCGCAGAGCGAGGACGTGGACTGGACGTTCCCGCTGTCGGTGCGGGACGTCGTCATGACGGGCCGCTACGGGCACCTCGGCCTGACGCGCCGCCCCGGCCGCGCCGACCACGCCGCCGTCGACGAGGCCCTGGCCCGGGTCGAGCTGACCGACCTCGCGGACCGGCAGATCGGGCGCCTGTCGGGTGGGCAGCGCAAGCGGGCGTTCGTCGCGCGCGGGCTCGCGCAGGGCGCGACCGTGCTGCTGCTGGACGAGCCGTTCGCGGGGGTCGACAAGCGCTCCGAGGCCACGATCACCCGGCTGCTGCGCGAGCTGGCCGCCGCCGGGGCCGCCGTGCTCGTCTCGACGCACGACCTGCACGCGCTGCCCGCCCTGGCCGACGAGGCCGCGCTGCTGCACGGCCACGTCCTGGTGCACGGCACGCCGCAGGACGTCCTGCGGCCCGAGAACCTGGCGCTCGCGTTCGGCTCCGACGTCCGTGAGGTGCCCTGA
- a CDS encoding OmpA family protein produces MRAARRRRPARAGLVVVLVAVLLAACTGGGATPDGETDGTPTADPGPRPEDVVASEVVVTSEAEVRVDVHPVVRVGDLAVLTLDLIPPDPFPETGRVHVHGWDVDGLTYHLTSEAPSNVRLVDLVRDVVLHGGTDGEGAPVVAPEGWATLRDPAGTRLQIPFAAPHPDADEVALFLPGAPLVAAVPVIDGDVPASVRPASAAAPTGTPGASGSATASASPAPAPEVLDLDAVVAAPVFPLESTSIELAGAVTTVESQERVDVSLGSDVLFEFDQDVLTPAADEALRLVAQRLTERAPGDVTVVGHTDDQGDEAYNADLSQRRARTVADALGALVDPASYPMGVEGRGESEPVAPNTSDEDRALNRRVTVTLTSTMVTRTELTTGGELPPFGQEGQVGTAGTPLPVDALIDWEVEATARRVHGHVVVDLVARNVDDRSSSGAKIGSLDGGDRGRGEGTTAPSASSSGTILHGATRVLPLDYRTGVSERHPGGEWFALADLTVGGDMDPGQARTFSFVYPELDVDTVTFQAGTGRSSSYDFRILDIPVAAEGTG; encoded by the coding sequence GTGCGTGCTGCCCGCCGCCGTCGCCCGGCTCGTGCCGGCCTCGTCGTCGTTCTCGTCGCCGTGCTGCTCGCCGCCTGCACCGGCGGCGGCGCGACCCCGGACGGCGAGACCGACGGGACGCCCACCGCCGACCCCGGGCCGCGGCCCGAGGACGTGGTGGCGAGCGAGGTGGTCGTGACGTCGGAGGCCGAGGTGCGCGTCGACGTGCACCCGGTGGTGCGCGTCGGGGACCTCGCCGTGCTGACCCTCGACCTCATCCCGCCCGACCCGTTCCCGGAGACGGGCAGGGTGCACGTGCACGGGTGGGACGTCGACGGGCTCACGTACCACCTCACCAGCGAGGCCCCGTCGAACGTGCGGCTCGTCGACCTCGTCCGTGACGTGGTCCTGCACGGCGGCACGGACGGCGAGGGCGCCCCGGTCGTGGCACCCGAGGGCTGGGCGACGCTGCGGGACCCCGCCGGGACCCGCCTGCAGATCCCGTTCGCGGCCCCGCACCCCGACGCCGACGAGGTGGCGCTGTTCCTGCCCGGGGCGCCGCTGGTCGCCGCCGTGCCCGTGATCGACGGGGACGTGCCGGCGAGCGTGCGTCCGGCGTCGGCCGCCGCGCCCACCGGGACGCCCGGCGCGTCCGGGTCCGCCACGGCGAGCGCGTCGCCGGCGCCGGCCCCCGAGGTGCTCGACCTGGACGCCGTGGTCGCCGCGCCCGTGTTCCCCCTGGAGTCGACGAGCATCGAGCTCGCCGGCGCGGTGACGACCGTGGAGTCGCAGGAGCGCGTCGACGTGTCCCTCGGGTCGGACGTGCTCTTCGAGTTCGACCAGGACGTCCTGACCCCGGCGGCCGACGAGGCGCTGCGCCTGGTGGCCCAGCGGCTGACGGAACGCGCGCCGGGCGACGTCACGGTCGTGGGGCACACCGACGACCAGGGGGACGAGGCGTACAACGCCGACCTGTCGCAGCGCCGTGCCCGGACTGTCGCCGACGCCCTGGGTGCCCTCGTCGACCCCGCGTCGTACCCCATGGGCGTCGAGGGGCGGGGCGAGTCCGAGCCGGTCGCGCCGAACACGTCGGACGAGGACCGGGCCCTGAACCGTCGCGTGACGGTCACCCTCACGTCCACGATGGTGACCCGCACCGAGCTGACGACCGGGGGCGAGCTGCCCCCGTTCGGCCAGGAGGGCCAGGTCGGCACGGCGGGCACGCCGCTGCCGGTCGACGCCCTCATCGACTGGGAGGTGGAGGCGACCGCGCGACGCGTGCACGGGCACGTCGTGGTGGACCTGGTCGCCCGCAACGTCGACGACCGCTCCAGCTCCGGTGCCAAGATCGGCTCCCTGGACGGCGGGGACCGGGGCCGGGGCGAGGGCACGACGGCACCGAGCGCGTCGTCGAGCGGCACGATCCTGCACGGCGCGACCCGGGTGCTCCCGCTGGACTACCGCACGGGCGTCTCGGAGCGGCACCCCGGTGGCGAGTGGTTCGCGCTCGCGGACCTCACGGTCGGCGGCGACATGGACCCGGGGCAGGCGCGCACGTTCTCCTTCGTCTACCCGGAGCTGGACGTCGACACCGTCACGTTCCAGGCGGGGACCGGGCGGAGCTCGTCGTACGACTTCCGCATCCTCGACATCCCCGTCGCGGCGGAGGGGACGGGCTGA